A genome region from Acidobacteriota bacterium includes the following:
- a CDS encoding ribonuclease HII has protein sequence MDEVGRGALFGPVCAGAVIMNPQRIPSGINDSKTLSPRQRSKLADDIREAAEASAVAFVDASTIDRINILEATRRAMVLAVEKLETRPDFLLSDGDMVVPIPLPQQSIVGGDRRSLSIAAASILAKVARDRLIVNLDARYPGYDLRNNMGYGTRKHREALMRLGPTPLHRASFRGVCGLNSADPGSGVDPEEGTYLKQTLRLRKP, from the coding sequence TTGGACGAGGTGGGCCGCGGAGCCTTGTTCGGCCCCGTTTGTGCCGGCGCAGTGATCATGAACCCCCAGCGCATTCCCTCTGGCATCAACGACTCCAAGACACTGAGTCCCCGGCAAAGGTCGAAACTGGCCGATGACATCCGAGAGGCGGCTGAAGCGTCAGCGGTGGCCTTCGTGGACGCATCCACCATCGATCGGATCAACATCCTGGAAGCAACCCGCAGAGCCATGGTCCTGGCTGTCGAAAAGCTGGAAACAAGGCCGGACTTTCTGCTGAGCGACGGCGATATGGTCGTGCCCATTCCCTTGCCCCAGCAGTCCATCGTGGGAGGAGACCGGCGCTCCCTCTCTATCGCGGCCGCCTCGATCCTGGCCAAGGTCGCCAGGGACCGCTTGATCGTGAACCTGGACGCGCGGTACCCGGGGTATGACCTGAGAAACAACATGGGGTACGGCACCCGGAAGCATCGGGAAGCCCTGATGCGGCTGGGACCGACTCCTCTCCACCGAGCCAGCTTTCGGGGCGTCTGTGGTCTGAATTCAGCGGATCCGGGCTCCGGAGTCGACCCGGAAGAAGGAACTTACTTGAAACAAACGCTGCGTCTCAGGAAGCCGTAG
- the trmD gene encoding tRNA (guanosine(37)-N1)-methyltransferase TrmD, translating into MSGTTPLRFDIITIFPEFFQGPFEFGMVRQALKKNLISIAIHNLRDHTSDRHRTVDDRPFGGGEGMVLKPEPLFRAVGSIASQDLSFPACRIVLLSAQGRRLTQDTVRELTDCRHLILICGRYEGVDERVTDHLVTDEVSIGDFVLSGGELAACVLIDCIVRMVPGVLHNYRSNLNESFSRPSAATHPGDRILEPAILDHPQYTRPENFQGLDVPPLLLSGDHRKIRLWRRRKALEKTLRNRPDLLEYGCLSEADKRLLKTEFEG; encoded by the coding sequence GTGTCCGGAACGACTCCCCTCCGATTCGATATCATCACCATCTTTCCAGAGTTCTTCCAGGGACCGTTCGAATTCGGCATGGTCAGGCAGGCTCTCAAGAAAAACCTGATTTCGATCGCGATTCACAACCTCCGTGACCACACCAGTGACCGCCACCGGACGGTCGACGACAGGCCCTTCGGGGGAGGAGAGGGCATGGTCCTCAAGCCGGAGCCTCTCTTCCGGGCCGTCGGCAGCATCGCTTCCCAAGACCTCTCCTTCCCGGCCTGCAGGATCGTCCTGCTCTCGGCCCAGGGCCGCAGGCTGACCCAGGACACGGTCCGGGAATTGACTGACTGCCGGCACCTCATCCTGATTTGCGGCCGCTACGAAGGCGTGGACGAACGAGTCACCGACCACCTGGTCACCGATGAAGTCTCCATTGGCGATTTTGTTCTGAGCGGCGGCGAACTGGCCGCCTGCGTGCTGATCGACTGCATCGTGAGAATGGTTCCAGGCGTGCTGCACAACTATCGCAGCAACCTCAATGAATCCTTTTCCCGCCCCTCGGCGGCCACCCATCCGGGCGATCGCATCCTGGAACCCGCAATCCTGGACCATCCTCAATACACCCGTCCGGAAAACTTCCAGGGCCTGGACGTCCCCCCTCTTTTGCTATCCGGAGACCATCGAAAAATCAGACTCTGGAGACGAAGGAAGGCCCTAGAAAAGACTTTGAGAAACCGCCCCGATCTACTAGAATACGGCTGCTTGTCGGAAGCGGATAAACGCTTGCTGAAAACGGAATTCGAGGGGTAA
- the rimM gene encoding ribosome maturation factor RimM (Essential for efficient processing of 16S rRNA) — MSRNRLVSVAKVIKPQGNKGEVAAELLTDYPQRFHHLQKVYLQKNDHCPFPLDLEAFRFHRQRIILKFSGIDDIGTAEGLRGHEVRIDRENLLDLPHGTYYQFDLVGCIAKDSRGHILGRVTEVLEVGGNFLLNLRRDQKELLVPFAKDIVRRVDLSKKELICELPPGLEDLP, encoded by the coding sequence TTGTCGCGCAACCGGCTCGTAAGCGTTGCCAAGGTGATCAAGCCCCAGGGCAACAAGGGTGAGGTGGCCGCCGAGCTGCTCACCGATTACCCCCAGAGATTTCACCATCTCCAGAAAGTCTACCTGCAGAAGAACGACCACTGCCCTTTCCCCCTGGACCTGGAAGCATTCCGGTTCCACAGGCAGCGCATCATCCTGAAATTTTCCGGCATCGACGATATCGGGACCGCCGAAGGTCTGCGCGGCCACGAAGTGAGAATCGATCGCGAAAACCTCCTGGACCTGCCCCATGGAACCTACTATCAGTTCGACCTGGTAGGCTGCATTGCCAAAGACAGCCGGGGCCACATTCTTGGCAGAGTCACCGAGGTGCTCGAAGTTGGAGGCAATTTCCTGCTCAACTTGAGGCGGGACCAAAAGGAGCTGTTGGTTCCCTTTGCCAAGGACATCGTCCGGAGGGTAGACCTGTCCAAAAAGGAGCTGATCTGCGAGCTCCCTCCAGGGCTCGAGGATCTCCCATAA
- a CDS encoding KH domain-containing protein produces the protein MKELIEEIAKALVDHPDQVVVKPIEGEQTTVLELRVAPSDLGKVIGKQGRTARSIRTILGAAGMKLKKRFTLEILE, from the coding sequence ATGAAGGAGCTGATCGAAGAGATAGCGAAGGCATTGGTGGACCATCCGGACCAGGTCGTGGTGAAACCGATCGAGGGCGAGCAGACTACTGTTCTCGAGTTGAGGGTGGCTCCCAGCGATCTGGGGAAAGTGATCGGCAAGCAGGGGAGAACGGCCCGTTCCATTCGTACCATCCTGGGAGCAGCAGGCATGAAACTCAAGAAACGGTTCACACTCGAGATCCTGGAGTAG
- the rpsP gene encoding 30S ribosomal protein S16, with product MRRCSSDLISICCCKEEDALLTIRLARTGKKKHPSFRIVVLEKSKRRDGRYIDQLGHYNPKTDPASIHLDKEKYDFWVARGAQPTDTVKSFLGKIG from the coding sequence ATGAGGAGATGTTCATCTGACCTGATTTCAATTTGTTGCTGCAAGGAGGAAGACGCATTGTTGACCATTAGACTGGCCCGTACCGGAAAGAAGAAACATCCTTCCTTCCGGATTGTCGTCCTGGAGAAGTCCAAACGGCGTGACGGCAGGTATATCGACCAACTCGGGCATTACAATCCCAAGACCGATCCAGCTTCCATTCATCTGGACAAGGAGAAATATGACTTCTGGGTAGCCAGGGGAGCGCAGCCTACCGATACCGTCAAGAGCTTCCTCGGCAAGATCGGGTAA
- the rplS gene encoding 50S ribosomal protein L19, protein MMHSLSELEQSRLRTDHPDFRVGDTVRVHVKIREGEKERVQVFEGAVIARKDGDLRSSFTVRKTSFGQGVERIFPLHSPIIDKIERVRKGRVRRAKLYYLRSRRGKAAKIKELRDY, encoded by the coding sequence CTGATGCATTCCTTGAGCGAGTTGGAACAGAGCCGGTTGCGCACCGACCACCCCGATTTCAGGGTGGGAGACACGGTCCGGGTGCACGTAAAGATCAGGGAAGGCGAGAAAGAACGGGTGCAGGTGTTCGAAGGGGCTGTGATCGCCAGGAAGGACGGCGACCTCCGGTCTTCCTTTACCGTCAGAAAGACATCGTTCGGGCAGGGAGTGGAACGAATCTTTCCCTTGCACTCCCCCATCATCGACAAAATCGAGCGGGTTCGAAAAGGTCGCGTGCGGAGAGCCAAGCTCTACTACCTCCGTAGCCGTCGAGGAAAAGCAGCCAAAATCAAGGAACTCAGAGACTATTGA